A window from Actinomycetospora corticicola encodes these proteins:
- a CDS encoding WXG100 family type VII secretion target — MADRIKVSFGALDTAVADVQGGAQAMEQRMQQLRSDLAPMLATWDGAARESYANAQAQWDAGWQELQAALGELGRTTAGANQGYADAERATMQSFQV; from the coding sequence ATGGCCGACCGGATCAAGGTCTCCTTCGGCGCGCTGGACACGGCGGTCGCCGACGTGCAGGGCGGGGCCCAGGCGATGGAGCAGCGCATGCAGCAGCTGCGCTCCGACCTCGCCCCGATGCTCGCGACGTGGGACGGCGCCGCGCGGGAGTCGTACGCGAACGCGCAGGCCCAGTGGGACGCGGGCTGGCAGGAACTGCAGGCGGCGCTCGGCGAGCTCGGCCGCACGACGGCGGGCGCCAACCAGGGCTACGCCGACGCCGAGCGCGCCACGATGCAGTCCTTCCAGGTCTGA
- a CDS encoding SDR family NAD(P)-dependent oxidoreductase — translation MELRGATALVTGTNRGIGRHFALELLARGARVYATARRPELVDVPGADVLRLDITDPASVAAAAEAAGDVDLLVNNAASTAGGNLVTGDLDAIRTTMDSNYYGTLAMIRAFAPILARNGGGAVLNVLSGVAWQTVDGNTAYAAAKSAQWGLTNGVRVELAGQGTLVAALVPGLVATTTMKEFARDAGLDLGAEAMTEPADLVRIALDGLEAGEIEILDGLAVVAKRSLSGPPRALELPTAS, via the coding sequence ATGGAGCTGCGCGGGGCCACCGCCCTCGTCACCGGGACGAACCGCGGCATCGGCCGGCACTTCGCCCTCGAGCTGCTCGCCCGCGGAGCACGGGTCTACGCCACGGCCCGCCGACCGGAGCTGGTGGACGTCCCCGGGGCCGACGTGCTGCGGCTCGACATCACCGATCCGGCCTCGGTCGCCGCGGCGGCCGAGGCCGCCGGCGACGTCGACCTCCTGGTCAACAACGCCGCGTCCACCGCGGGCGGGAACCTCGTGACCGGGGACCTGGACGCGATCCGGACCACGATGGACTCGAACTACTACGGCACGCTGGCCATGATCCGGGCCTTCGCGCCGATCCTCGCCCGGAACGGTGGCGGGGCCGTGCTCAACGTGCTCTCGGGCGTGGCCTGGCAGACGGTCGACGGCAATACCGCCTACGCCGCGGCCAAGTCCGCCCAGTGGGGACTGACCAACGGGGTCCGGGTGGAGCTGGCGGGCCAGGGCACGCTCGTCGCCGCGCTCGTGCCGGGGTTGGTCGCCACCACGACGATGAAGGAGTTCGCGCGCGATGCCGGGCTCGACCTCGGCGCCGAGGCCATGACCGAGCCGGCCGACCTGGTCCGGATCGCCCTCGACGGACTCGAGGCGGGCGAGATCGAGATCCTCGACGGGCTCGCGGTGGTGGCCAAGCGGTCCCTCTCCGGGCCGCCACGAGCCCTCGAACTCCCGACGGCGTCCTAG
- a CDS encoding TetR family transcriptional regulator translates to MTTRDRPQRADATRNRAALLAAAEAEFAERGLDASMADIARRADVAKGTVFRHFATKEELIAAIVGGHFQALTEVARALGDAPDAGAALVEFLTMAAGGQAHHDLSFLQTVTEGDSTVAALRDELHAEVEHLVARARDAGAVRHDLTGTDVWVLICAPVHATGFVRDPGPDLWRRYLAIIVDGLRPAGAQPLPGPAPTWP, encoded by the coding sequence GTGACGACCCGGGACCGGCCGCAGCGCGCCGACGCCACACGCAACCGTGCCGCGCTGCTCGCCGCGGCGGAGGCGGAGTTCGCGGAGCGGGGTCTCGACGCGTCCATGGCCGACATCGCTCGGCGGGCGGACGTCGCCAAGGGGACGGTGTTCCGCCACTTCGCGACCAAGGAGGAGCTGATCGCGGCCATCGTCGGCGGGCATTTCCAGGCCCTCACCGAGGTCGCCCGCGCCCTCGGCGACGCCCCCGACGCCGGCGCGGCACTGGTGGAGTTCCTGACCATGGCCGCCGGAGGGCAGGCGCACCACGACCTGTCGTTCCTGCAGACCGTGACCGAGGGCGACTCGACGGTCGCCGCGCTGCGCGACGAGCTCCACGCCGAGGTCGAGCACCTCGTCGCCCGGGCCCGGGACGCCGGCGCCGTGCGCCACGACCTGACCGGGACCGACGTCTGGGTGCTCATCTGCGCGCCCGTCCACGCGACCGGGTTCGTCCGGGATCCGGGACCGGACCTGTGGCGCCGGTACCTCGCGATCATCGTCGACGGGCTGCGCCCGGCGGGGGCGCAGCCGCTGCCCGGGCCGGCGCCGACCTGGCCCTGA
- the eccCb gene encoding type VII secretion protein EccCb — MAMNDILVHRPPRGGPVRPTPGPVRLVDPPASSGGGPPTPWTYALFPLLGGGGILVFAIVNRNPVSFLAGGIFVLGALGMGLLMILTTRGRSREEGTDARLRYVAHLAAVRAELRAAADDQRRVAEEQHPDPPLLVGLPERAERLWERRPDDPDFLVLRVGRARVPGLAAPVLADADPTRPRDPGTEAAARRLVDRLGPVPDVPVAVPLHGAVAVVGDPVRGRALARAVLAQLVGLHAPDDVRVAVCCPDGPDAEAARAAWDWVKWLPHARHPAGGGVDGTGLLVAEDADGLRLLLGAELERRRAARPSPSLSPFRTPGPAGPALVVLVDGALPVPDPLGDLPGLGVGVLHVLADPLDRPGAAEVTVHVDGPPGLEVRRGRDGTPPPELAGLAVVTELVPDVLGLAEAETLARRLAPMRLSRRAGRGALAEVGGLADLLGVDDVAALDPADTWRPRSEAELLRVPLGVDGDGAPVVLDLKEAALSGMGPHGLVVGATGSGKSELLRTLVTGLAATHPPDDLALVLVDYKGGATFAGMATLPHVAGSITDLEDDPETVERFGDALRSELRRREEVLRDAGHLTGIREHRRLRVARGGAVPVMPHLLVVVDEFSELLTAQPDFIDLFVQIGRVGRSLGVHLLLATQRLEEGRLRGLDSHLSYRLALRTFSAAESRTVIGNTDAFDLPPVPGSAYLKVDTSVYRRLRVSTVSAPYVEPVRGVVRHPRCRVFRAFDGRGDAADVLPALGPALSDPEQRSTLDVVVDRLRAAADPVHQVWLPPLPAALPLTAVLPRPALTAGSGLLAPRPGLLAVGLGVVDRPDRQAQEPLVVDLSGTGGHLGVVGAPRTGRSTALRTLVTSAALTHTPAELVVYAIDLGGGSLAALAGWPHVGGVAGRQRPEVVRRLVAQLETLVADRERSSAARGAGPGERPSTAVAVPEPEPDVLLLVDDWGVLRAEFEDLEPRLTALATRGLGHGLHLVVTAGRWWDLRPALRDALGTRIELRLGDPADSLIDRRAARTVPPTPGRALVGAGSRAQLALPVITDGSGCTEDAATTAARVAAAWSGPVAPPIRMLPPQVELADLPPGAVGRRESDLGPLTLDLLGGRDPHLLVLGDAGSGRTAALRAVVTALCAAHPPEDLRVVVVDYRRTLLDAVPPEHLSVYLGSAPAAARTLPAAAERMTARLPGPEVTPARLRARDWWDGPHMLVVVDDHDLVATPGGDPLTALLDLLPQGRDVGLHVVLARSAAGASAAMMAPVLRRLRELGTPGLLLSGPREEGALLHGVRAKDLPPGRAQYVTRRADPELVQLGWVPEAD, encoded by the coding sequence ATGGCCATGAACGACATCCTCGTGCACCGACCACCCCGCGGTGGGCCGGTTCGACCAACTCCCGGACCCGTCCGCCTCGTCGATCCGCCCGCGTCGAGCGGCGGCGGACCGCCCACGCCGTGGACGTACGCGCTGTTCCCGCTGCTCGGCGGCGGCGGGATCCTGGTGTTCGCGATCGTCAACCGGAATCCGGTCTCCTTCCTCGCCGGCGGCATCTTCGTGCTCGGCGCCCTCGGCATGGGCCTGCTGATGATCCTGACGACGCGGGGTCGGTCGCGCGAGGAGGGCACCGACGCGCGGCTGCGCTACGTCGCGCACCTCGCCGCGGTCCGGGCCGAGCTGCGGGCCGCCGCGGACGACCAGCGCCGCGTCGCCGAGGAGCAGCACCCCGACCCGCCGCTGCTCGTCGGCCTCCCGGAACGCGCCGAGCGGCTCTGGGAGCGCCGGCCCGACGATCCCGACTTCCTCGTGCTGCGCGTCGGTCGGGCCCGGGTCCCCGGGCTCGCCGCCCCGGTCCTCGCCGACGCCGACCCCACCCGGCCGCGCGACCCCGGCACCGAGGCCGCCGCCCGGCGTCTCGTCGACCGGCTCGGGCCGGTGCCGGACGTCCCGGTCGCCGTCCCGCTGCACGGTGCCGTGGCGGTGGTCGGCGACCCCGTCCGCGGGCGCGCCCTCGCCCGCGCGGTGCTCGCCCAGCTCGTGGGCCTGCACGCGCCCGACGACGTCCGGGTCGCGGTCTGCTGCCCGGACGGCCCGGACGCGGAGGCCGCCCGCGCGGCCTGGGACTGGGTCAAGTGGCTGCCGCACGCCCGGCACCCCGCCGGCGGCGGCGTCGACGGCACCGGCCTGCTCGTCGCCGAGGACGCGGACGGGCTCCGTCTCCTGCTCGGCGCGGAGCTCGAGCGCCGGCGCGCCGCACGTCCGTCCCCGTCCCTCTCCCCGTTCCGGACGCCGGGGCCTGCCGGGCCCGCGCTCGTCGTCCTCGTCGACGGCGCGCTGCCGGTGCCCGACCCGCTCGGGGACCTGCCGGGGCTCGGGGTCGGCGTGCTGCACGTCCTCGCCGACCCGCTGGACCGCCCCGGGGCGGCCGAGGTCACCGTGCACGTGGACGGCCCGCCCGGTCTGGAGGTCCGCCGCGGGCGGGACGGGACCCCGCCGCCGGAGCTGGCCGGGCTCGCCGTCGTGACGGAGCTCGTCCCGGACGTCCTCGGCCTCGCCGAGGCGGAGACGCTGGCGCGGCGCCTCGCCCCGATGCGGCTGTCCCGGCGGGCCGGGCGCGGGGCCCTGGCCGAGGTCGGCGGGCTGGCCGACCTCCTCGGCGTGGACGACGTCGCCGCGCTCGACCCCGCCGACACGTGGCGGCCCCGGTCGGAGGCCGAGCTGCTGCGGGTGCCGCTCGGCGTCGACGGGGACGGGGCGCCGGTGGTGCTCGACCTCAAGGAGGCGGCGCTGTCCGGGATGGGGCCCCACGGGCTCGTCGTCGGGGCGACCGGGTCGGGCAAGTCGGAACTGCTCCGCACCCTCGTGACCGGGCTCGCCGCCACGCACCCGCCGGACGACCTGGCCCTCGTGCTCGTCGACTACAAGGGCGGGGCGACGTTCGCGGGGATGGCCACGCTGCCGCACGTCGCGGGGTCGATCACCGACCTGGAGGACGACCCGGAGACCGTCGAGCGATTCGGCGACGCGCTGCGCTCCGAGCTGCGCCGCCGTGAGGAGGTGCTCCGGGACGCGGGTCACCTCACCGGCATCCGCGAGCACCGGCGGCTGCGGGTCGCGCGCGGTGGAGCGGTCCCGGTGATGCCGCACCTGCTCGTGGTCGTCGACGAGTTCTCCGAGCTGCTCACCGCGCAGCCGGACTTCATCGACCTGTTCGTGCAGATCGGCCGCGTCGGCCGCTCGCTCGGCGTGCACCTGCTGCTCGCGACGCAGCGCCTCGAGGAGGGACGGCTGCGCGGGCTGGACTCGCACCTGTCCTACCGGCTGGCCCTGCGCACGTTCTCCGCCGCCGAGAGCCGCACCGTCATCGGCAACACCGACGCGTTCGACCTGCCCCCGGTACCGGGCTCGGCCTACCTCAAGGTCGACACCAGCGTGTACCGGCGGTTGCGCGTCTCGACGGTGTCCGCGCCGTACGTCGAGCCGGTGCGCGGGGTCGTGCGGCACCCGCGGTGTCGGGTGTTCCGGGCCTTCGACGGTCGGGGCGACGCCGCCGACGTGCTGCCGGCCCTCGGGCCCGCCCTCTCCGACCCCGAGCAGCGGTCCACCCTCGACGTCGTCGTCGACCGCCTGCGGGCGGCCGCCGACCCGGTGCACCAGGTGTGGCTCCCGCCGTTGCCGGCGGCCCTGCCGCTGACCGCGGTGCTGCCCCGGCCCGCCCTCACGGCGGGGAGCGGCCTGCTCGCGCCGCGGCCCGGACTCCTGGCCGTCGGTCTCGGCGTCGTCGACCGGCCCGACCGGCAGGCCCAGGAGCCCCTGGTCGTCGACCTGTCCGGCACCGGCGGACACCTCGGCGTCGTCGGCGCACCCCGCACGGGCCGCAGCACCGCCCTGCGCACGCTCGTCACCTCCGCCGCGCTCACCCACACCCCGGCCGAGCTCGTCGTCTACGCGATCGACCTCGGCGGCGGGTCGTTGGCGGCGCTGGCGGGCTGGCCGCACGTCGGCGGGGTGGCGGGCCGGCAGCGCCCGGAGGTGGTGCGGCGGCTGGTCGCCCAGCTCGAGACGCTGGTGGCCGATCGCGAGCGCTCCTCCGCCGCGCGGGGAGCCGGGCCGGGGGAGCGCCCCTCGACCGCGGTCGCCGTCCCGGAGCCCGAGCCCGACGTGCTGCTCCTGGTCGACGACTGGGGCGTCCTGCGTGCGGAGTTCGAGGACCTCGAGCCGCGGCTGACGGCCCTCGCCACCCGCGGGCTCGGCCACGGGCTGCACCTCGTGGTGACGGCCGGTCGGTGGTGGGACCTGCGGCCGGCGCTGCGCGACGCCCTCGGGACCCGCATCGAGCTCCGGCTGGGCGATCCGGCGGACTCCCTGATCGACCGCCGCGCCGCGCGGACGGTGCCGCCGACGCCGGGGCGCGCCCTGGTCGGGGCAGGGTCCCGGGCGCAGCTCGCGCTTCCGGTGATCACCGACGGGTCGGGCTGCACCGAAGATGCGGCGACCACCGCGGCGCGGGTCGCGGCCGCCTGGTCGGGACCGGTCGCGCCGCCGATCCGGATGCTGCCCCCGCAGGTGGAGCTGGCCGACCTGCCACCCGGGGCGGTCGGACGGCGGGAGAGCGACCTCGGCCCGCTCACGCTCGACCTGCTCGGCGGTCGCGACCCGCACCTGCTGGTCCTCGGGGACGCCGGGTCCGGTCGGACGGCCGCGCTGCGGGCGGTGGTGACCGCGCTGTGCGCCGCGCACCCGCCGGAGGACCTGCGGGTGGTGGTGGTCGACTACCGGCGCACGCTGCTCGACGCGGTGCCGCCCGAGCACCTGTCGGTGTACCTCGGCTCCGCCCCCGCGGCGGCCCGCACCCTGCCCGCGGCGGCGGAGAGGATGACGGCCCGGCTGCCGGGGCCGGAGGTGACCCCGGCGCGGCTACGGGCTCGCGACTGGTGGGACGGCCCGCACATGCTCGTGGTCGTCGACGACCACGACCTGGTCGCGACGCCGGGCGGGGACCCGCTCACGGCGCTGCTCGACCTGCTGCCGCAGGGCCGGGACGTCGGGCTGCACGTGGTGCTCGCCCGGTCGGCGGCCGGGGCCTCGGCGGCGATGATGGCGCCGGTGCTGCGGCGGCTGCGCGAGCTCGGCACCCCGGGACTGCTGCTCTCGGGCCCGCGCGAGGAGGGCGCCCTGCTGCACGGCGTGCGCGCGAAGGACCTGCCACCGGGGCGGGCGCAGTACGTCACCCGCCGGGCGGACCCGGAGCTCGTGCAGCTCGGGTGGGTGCCGGAGGCCGACTGA
- a CDS encoding EsaB/YukD family protein: MAMARQPSPPATGGREASGGAWCTVRVRGPEGAVDAALPADATVAEVVDELAARLLPGAPLVRGADGRPWYLHPTGAGPLPPGVSLESAGVRDGDVLHLGPWPMPRPAQPVDDGLVALAAGASRAPRWTVRRVGVLVTTLLVAVSAVGAAVSLAVPGGPLVPLALAALLLGLAALQRRARPTTPLDAAPAADLPTLGAGLASLPAWVAAGVAVGLAVRGGLSPVLTLAGSALAVGAGAAWLVLGERGPWWAAAGTLGVGVSLPSALVAGGVLPAPRAIAVALTLWLVLLVALPWLVTRSRTWIEPRADAEHLVDHAAATRHTLDAAVSAGSAAAAVGLWVLATSSGGGIVLGFCLAVSATAALRARRSLFVGESASVVGAGVVGLGGVGWALVLTGGPGVRGVVAVVAVAAVGALVGLGGALRTAEVTDDGVAAWWRRPRTQRLLGWCETGVAVAVLPLLAGVLGIYAAAADAGARF; the protein is encoded by the coding sequence ATGGCCATGGCCCGTCAGCCCTCCCCGCCCGCGACCGGCGGCCGGGAGGCCTCCGGGGGCGCCTGGTGCACGGTGCGGGTCCGCGGGCCGGAGGGCGCCGTGGACGCGGCGCTCCCGGCGGACGCGACGGTGGCCGAGGTCGTCGACGAGCTCGCGGCCCGGCTGCTCCCCGGCGCACCGTTGGTCCGGGGCGCGGACGGACGGCCCTGGTACCTGCACCCCACCGGAGCCGGCCCGCTCCCGCCCGGCGTCTCGCTCGAGTCCGCGGGAGTGCGCGACGGCGACGTGCTGCACCTCGGGCCGTGGCCGATGCCGCGCCCCGCGCAGCCGGTCGACGACGGACTCGTCGCCCTCGCCGCGGGCGCGAGCCGGGCGCCGCGCTGGACCGTGCGCCGCGTCGGGGTGCTGGTGACGACGCTGCTGGTCGCGGTGTCGGCGGTCGGGGCGGCCGTGTCGCTCGCGGTCCCGGGCGGGCCGCTCGTGCCGCTGGCGCTCGCGGCGCTGCTGCTCGGGCTGGCGGCGCTGCAGCGCCGCGCCCGCCCGACCACGCCGCTCGACGCGGCACCGGCCGCCGACCTCCCGACGCTCGGGGCCGGGCTGGCCTCGCTGCCGGCGTGGGTCGCGGCCGGGGTGGCCGTGGGTCTCGCGGTGCGTGGCGGCCTGTCACCCGTGCTGACGCTCGCGGGGTCGGCGCTCGCGGTGGGAGCCGGGGCGGCCTGGCTGGTGTTGGGCGAACGCGGGCCCTGGTGGGCCGCCGCGGGGACGCTCGGGGTCGGGGTCTCGCTGCCCTCGGCCCTGGTGGCCGGCGGGGTGCTGCCCGCCCCGCGGGCGATCGCCGTGGCACTCACGCTCTGGTTGGTGCTGCTCGTGGCGCTGCCCTGGCTCGTCACCCGCAGCCGCACCTGGATCGAGCCGCGCGCGGACGCCGAGCATCTCGTCGACCACGCCGCCGCGACCCGGCACACCCTCGACGCGGCGGTGTCGGCGGGCAGCGCGGCGGCGGCCGTGGGGCTGTGGGTGCTGGCGACCTCGTCGGGCGGCGGCATCGTCCTCGGCTTCTGTCTGGCCGTGTCGGCCACGGCGGCCCTGCGGGCCCGGCGGTCGCTGTTCGTGGGCGAGTCGGCGTCGGTGGTCGGGGCCGGGGTGGTCGGGCTCGGGGGCGTCGGGTGGGCCCTGGTGCTGACCGGCGGCCCCGGCGTCCGCGGGGTCGTCGCGGTGGTGGCCGTCGCCGCGGTCGGAGCGCTGGTCGGGCTGGGTGGGGCGCTGCGCACGGCGGAGGTGACCGACGACGGGGTGGCGGCCTGGTGGCGCCGCCCCCGCACGCAGCGCCTCCTGGGGTGGTGCGAGACCGGGGTGGCCGTCGCGGTGCTGCCGCTGCTGGCCGGGGTCCTGGGCATCTACGCCGCCGCCGCGGACGCCGGGGCGCGGTTCTAG
- a CDS encoding type VII secretion target, with the protein MSQPFDADTAAMRAGAGELTTAGGGFSTAGAQAAGAAGSAGGGVNGGGLAGALAALGAELQSRTQELANAAAAAAGNVVTAAGTYETVDGGAGTAIDGTIAGTSDAAAGR; encoded by the coding sequence ATGTCCCAGCCGTTCGACGCCGACACCGCCGCGATGCGCGCGGGGGCGGGGGAGCTCACCACGGCCGGGGGCGGGTTCTCGACGGCGGGTGCGCAGGCCGCGGGGGCGGCGGGTTCGGCCGGCGGCGGGGTGAACGGCGGCGGGCTCGCGGGCGCCCTCGCCGCACTCGGGGCGGAGCTGCAGAGCCGGACGCAGGAGCTGGCGAACGCCGCGGCGGCTGCCGCCGGCAACGTGGTCACCGCCGCCGGCACCTACGAGACGGTCGACGGCGGCGCCGGCACGGCGATCGACGGGACGATCGCGGGCACGTCGGACGCGGCGGCGGGCCGCTAG
- a CDS encoding RtcB family protein, producing MERINERLVNWASILDAGTREQAETASRLPFVHPHIALMPDAHLGRGATVGSVIPTERAIVPAAVGVDIGCGMAAVRTQFTRDRFAGDLAPLRRAIERAIPLNAGQQNRTVVATAEPRVEELTERAERAGFDPARDKKDWALQLGSLGSGNHFIEVTVDERDRVWLFLHSGSRGVGNKIAQRHMKVAQDAMTRWWIELPHRDLAYLVEGTREFWAYIRELRWAQHFALLNREEMMDRVVRQTAEFVGEPVIEQERINCHHNYTEQETHFGKQVWVSRKGAINAEPGRPGLIPGSMGTASYVVTGRGDAMSLNSSPHGAGRAYSRTKARRTFTIEQLREAMAGIEYRDTDAFLDEIPAAYKDVDVVMADAADLVEVRHTLRQIVNVKGH from the coding sequence GTGGAACGCATCAACGAACGCCTCGTGAACTGGGCGTCCATCCTCGATGCCGGCACGCGGGAGCAGGCCGAGACCGCGTCGCGGCTGCCCTTCGTCCACCCGCACATCGCCCTGATGCCAGACGCGCACCTCGGCCGCGGCGCTACCGTCGGCTCGGTCATCCCGACCGAGCGCGCCATCGTCCCCGCCGCCGTCGGCGTCGACATCGGCTGCGGGATGGCCGCCGTGCGGACGCAGTTCACCCGCGACCGCTTCGCCGGCGACCTCGCGCCGCTGCGGCGGGCGATCGAGCGGGCGATCCCGCTCAACGCCGGCCAGCAGAACCGGACGGTCGTGGCGACGGCCGAGCCGCGCGTCGAGGAGCTGACGGAGCGGGCCGAGCGGGCCGGCTTCGACCCGGCCCGGGACAAGAAGGACTGGGCGCTGCAGCTCGGCAGCCTCGGCTCCGGCAACCACTTCATCGAGGTGACCGTCGACGAGCGGGACCGCGTCTGGCTGTTCCTGCACTCCGGGTCCCGCGGTGTGGGCAACAAGATCGCGCAGCGGCACATGAAGGTCGCGCAGGACGCCATGACCCGCTGGTGGATCGAGCTGCCGCACCGCGACCTCGCCTACCTCGTGGAGGGCACCCGGGAGTTCTGGGCCTACATCCGCGAGCTGCGGTGGGCCCAGCACTTCGCGCTGCTCAACCGCGAGGAGATGATGGACCGGGTGGTGCGGCAGACCGCGGAATTCGTCGGTGAGCCGGTGATCGAGCAGGAGCGGATCAACTGCCATCACAACTACACCGAGCAGGAGACGCACTTCGGCAAGCAGGTGTGGGTCTCCCGCAAGGGCGCCATCAACGCCGAGCCGGGTCGTCCCGGACTGATCCCGGGCTCGATGGGGACGGCGTCCTACGTGGTGACGGGTCGGGGCGACGCGATGAGCCTGAACAGCTCGCCGCACGGCGCGGGCCGGGCCTACTCGCGGACGAAGGCGCGGAGGACGTTCACCATCGAGCAGCTCCGCGAGGCGATGGCGGGGATCGAGTACCGGGACACCGACGCGTTCCTGGACGAGATCCCGGCGGCGTACAAGGACGTCGACGTCGTGATGGCGGACGCGGCCGACCTCGTGGAGGTCCGCCACACGCTCCGCCAGATCGTCAACGTGAAGGGCCACTAG